In Halomarina salina, one DNA window encodes the following:
- a CDS encoding ABC transporter permease has product MVSVSRRLLVTALLSLVVLGVLWFVRPWFQPLAYALFVESPGVLQWLAVVALLLGAYVAYGARNGWPGSGVRVETDAGRVPLPIVVAGFLVVLAIVGGSVVGGLYEAEATSERVGAAVTDVDTLPETSAERARVLPQSVARAYAQNSLQSPQFRLAGGDISVVNGTPKWSYALAPDGGINSYRLKQRGAVFVDMTTTSSNVTVREGEFQVGQGMAVTDDYEWQLAKHAYFRDYRDPFVVPHGDEMFLAVPYVTHDWEFRATPLPQLHSVPEFGGVSLVAQNGSITDLSPEEARSSEVLAGQNFYPYELARHEVASRAYQNGILNTWFTHEDQLELAPVPGENDQPFTVFTEDGPTYVLAAEPWGDAAGVYQLWTIDGRSGEPQRLTFSQSEALLGPSKATDYAMRTPDVARLNDVSPAEPIPVVRDGRLYWQVHVVPNSSAGLSYIAFVDARSGDVYTVGTGSEAKAFLAGESVQPGGSGNQSGGGTGGVGSGDGLVIVVEREDGSTERVTVGPNDSVVIRQRGGQDTRGNATTNGTAARSVAD; this is encoded by the coding sequence ATGGTATCGGTCTCCCGTCGCCTCCTCGTGACCGCCCTCCTGTCGCTGGTGGTCCTCGGAGTCCTCTGGTTCGTGCGCCCGTGGTTCCAGCCGCTGGCGTACGCCCTGTTCGTCGAATCGCCCGGCGTGCTCCAGTGGCTCGCCGTCGTCGCACTGCTCCTCGGCGCGTACGTCGCCTACGGTGCCCGGAACGGCTGGCCCGGCTCCGGCGTTCGCGTCGAGACGGACGCCGGTCGGGTTCCGCTCCCCATCGTCGTCGCGGGTTTCCTCGTCGTCCTCGCCATCGTCGGCGGGAGCGTCGTCGGCGGTCTCTACGAGGCCGAGGCGACGTCCGAGCGCGTCGGCGCGGCGGTCACCGACGTCGATACGCTCCCGGAGACGAGCGCCGAGCGCGCCCGCGTGCTCCCGCAGTCGGTCGCCCGTGCGTACGCCCAGAACTCCCTCCAGTCGCCGCAGTTCAGGCTCGCAGGCGGTGATATCTCCGTCGTGAACGGCACGCCGAAGTGGTCGTACGCGCTCGCGCCCGACGGCGGCATCAACTCGTACCGCCTGAAACAGCGCGGCGCGGTGTTCGTCGACATGACGACGACGAGTTCCAACGTCACCGTCCGTGAGGGCGAGTTCCAGGTCGGGCAGGGGATGGCGGTGACGGACGACTACGAGTGGCAACTGGCGAAACACGCCTACTTCCGGGACTACCGCGACCCGTTCGTCGTCCCGCACGGCGACGAGATGTTCCTCGCCGTTCCGTACGTCACGCACGACTGGGAGTTCCGGGCGACGCCGCTCCCCCAGCTACACTCGGTGCCCGAGTTCGGCGGCGTCTCGCTCGTCGCCCAGAACGGGTCGATAACCGACCTCTCGCCCGAAGAGGCCCGCTCCAGCGAGGTCCTCGCGGGACAGAACTTCTACCCGTACGAACTCGCCCGCCACGAGGTCGCCTCGCGGGCCTACCAGAACGGCATCCTCAACACCTGGTTCACCCACGAGGACCAGCTGGAACTCGCGCCGGTCCCCGGCGAGAACGACCAGCCGTTCACCGTGTTCACCGAGGACGGCCCGACGTACGTCCTCGCGGCCGAACCGTGGGGCGACGCGGCCGGCGTCTACCAGCTCTGGACCATCGACGGCCGGAGCGGTGAGCCACAGCGGCTCACGTTCTCGCAGTCCGAGGCACTGCTCGGGCCGTCGAAGGCCACCGACTACGCGATGCGGACCCCCGACGTCGCCCGACTGAACGACGTCTCTCCCGCCGAGCCGATACCGGTCGTCCGCGACGGGAGACTCTACTGGCAGGTCCACGTCGTCCCGAACTCGTCGGCGGGCCTCTCGTACATCGCGTTCGTGGATGCCCGGTCGGGCGACGTCTACACGGTCGGCACCGGCAGCGAGGCGAAGGCGTTCCTCGCCGGTGAGTCCGTCCAGCCCGGCGGGTCCGGCAACCAGTCCGGTGGCGGAACCGGCGGAGTCGGGTCGGGCGACGGTCTCGTCATCGTCGTCGAACGCGAGGACGGCTCCACCGAGCGCGTCACCGTCGGGCCGAACGACAGCGTCGTCATCCGTCAACGGGGTGGGCAGGACACGCGAGGTAACGCGACGACGAACGGGACTGCCGCGCGCTCGGTGGCGGACTGA
- a CDS encoding DNA-directed RNA polymerase subunit L, whose translation MELRVIENEPTELSIEIAGEDHTFMNVLKGALLETEGVSAATYDVNPEQSGGQTDPVLTVKTEEGRDPLDALADAAGNVKTKSTSFRETFEAAQ comes from the coding sequence ATGGAACTCCGGGTCATCGAGAACGAGCCGACGGAACTGTCCATCGAGATCGCCGGCGAGGACCACACGTTCATGAACGTGCTGAAGGGGGCGCTGCTGGAGACCGAGGGCGTCTCGGCCGCGACGTACGACGTCAACCCGGAGCAGTCCGGGGGCCAGACCGACCCGGTCCTGACCGTCAAGACCGAGGAGGGTCGCGACCCGCTCGACGCCCTCGCGGACGCCGCCGGGAACGTCAAGACGAAGTCCACCTCGTTCCGCGAGACGTTCGAAGCCGCACAGTAG